The stretch of DNA AGACCCTGAGTTTACAATACGGGTTGCTAAAGTTTTTACGCAATATCCTGGGGCTAGTCCTGAGGAGGTACTTAATGAGGTCACAGAACCCCTTGAGACAGCAATCCAATCACTGCCTGATGTAAAACTCGTCAATAGTACATCCTCCGCAGGCCTGTCTGATATTAGCGTCGAAATTAAATTTAGTGCGTCGCCGTCCAAAGGTGACTTACAGGTTGTTTGGACGAAATTGCGAAATAAGATTAATGACGCGCAAAGCAGTATTGCACCGGGAGCTGGCCCCTCAGTCGTCGCTGATGACTTTGGGGATGTTTACGGGATCTATTACCTTCTCACGGGAGAAGGTTTTACGATGCCGGAGCTATTGGATTACGCAAAAACTCTTCGCAAAGAGCTTTTGCTTGTGCCTGGCGTAGGTAAAGTTGCGCTTAACGGTGAACAAAATGAAGCCATTTACGTTGAAATATCACGCGAGCAATCAGCCAGTTTGGGTGTCTCAGTCAATAATATATACAATGCGCTTAGTCTTCAAAATGCCGTAACTGATGCAGGTGACCTACGGGTTGGATCTAATAGAATTAATATTCATCCCAGCGGAGAAATCACGACAATAGAGGCCATCGAAAACCTTGTTGTCGGCGGCAGCAATGGAAGTGTGCTGACCTTAAGGGATGTCGCCGATGTCAAACGGGGGTTTATCCAGCCACCATCGAAAATCATTCGCTATGATGGCCAGCAAGCGATTGGCATCGGAATTGCCAATGTGTCTGGATATAATGTTGTAAAGCTTGGAGAGGCGCTTGACGCAAGATTGACCGAGATAGAGACATTGCGTCCGCTAGGTATTGAATTGCACGAGTACTATCATCAGGGCAAAGTCGTCGACATGGCTATACAAGACTTTGTCGTGAATGTTTTCATGTCTCTTGCAATTGTCTTTGTAACGCTCCTGATTTTTATGGGCTTTCGATCCGGCGTCATAATGGGGCTGACGGTTTTCATTACGATGGCCGCAACTCTATTGTTCATGTGGGTTGGCGGCATACCCATGCACCGCATTTCACTCGGGGCCCTAATCATATCACTGGGAATGCTGGTTGATAATGGCGTTGTCGTCACGGACGGCATTCTTGTCGGTATAAAGGAGGGACGTAAAAAGCTTGATGTCGCTAAGGAAGTTGCGCGCAAAAATATGAAGCCGCTCCTTGGCGGTACGCTAGTAGGTATAATTGCTTTCGCCCCGATAGGTTTCGCGCCGGGTGATACAGCAGAGTTTACCAATTCACTTTTTTGGGTTGTGATGATTGCGCTTTCATTATCTTGGCTCTTTGCGTTCACAATTACACCACTATTCTGCTATTGGCTATTTCCTGAACCTAAAGGGACAACAGGTAGTGCCGCAAAAAAGAAAAGCCTTTTCATGCGGCTTTATGAGGGCATCATTCGGGCTGTCTTGAAGAATAAGGCAATCGCGATTGCAGCCGTTCTTATCGCCTTCGGCACATCAATCTGGGGTTTTCAATTTGTCAAAAGCGGGTTTTTCCCAGCCTCAGTCACGCCCCAAGTTGTTGTGAACTTTGAACTCACCCAAGGCACAGACATACGTGTAACGGAAGAAGAGCTCATTCGTCTTGAAAAATATATTCAGGGGCTTGAAGGCGTTGAGAATGTTCAAACAATCATTGGCGGTGGCACGTTGAGATATATGCTAACCTATGACGGTGGCTCGGATAATAGTGCGTCAGGCCAGATATTAGTTAAGACGGCAGACTACCGTTTAAATGATGACCTGATTGAAGATATTCAGTCCCATATCGATCAAGAATTTCCTGATGCCTTAGGGAAGGCTTGGAAATTCATTATGGGCCCAGGCGGTGGATCAAAAATTGAGGCGACATTCAAAGGGCCGGATGTCTCAGTTCTCAAAAGCCTTGCAGCCCAAGCTAAACAAGTGATGCAAGATGATGGTGAAGCCGTATTGATTAAAGATACTTGGGGCGAGCAAGTGCCTTATCTTGAACCGGTTTATTCTAAGACGAAAGGTGAGCGGCTGGGTATTCGTAGAAAAGATTTAGCCGATGCTTTGGCAACTAACTTTTCAGGCCGCCGCCTTGGCGTTTTCAGAGAGGGTGAATATCTTATTCCAATTATATCTCGCGCCCCGGAAGAAGAGCGCTCGGATATATTTGATACATTCGGCATTCAAATTTTAAGCCCAACAACCGGCGAAACAGTTCCGCTTGCGCAAGTTTTAGAAACGGGCGGTATAAAGTGGCGAGACGGGCGATTGTTACGAGAAAACCGTGTATTAACGATTACAGCACAAGGCGACCCTGCGCCAAACGTATTGACGGACGACCTGTTCCAACGCGTTAAACCTAAGATCGAAGCGATCGCTTTGCCTAACGGTTACAGCATGGAATGGGATGGAGAGTTTGGCGGCTCAGCAGAGGCTCAATCCAGCCTTGCGTCAACAATTCCGCTAGGCCTTTTGGCGATGATACTCGTGGTCGTTTTCTTATTTAACTCCATCCGTCAACCGATCATTGTTTGGTCCGTTGTGCCGCTTATGATGATTGGCGTGACATTGGGGTTGGTGCTGACCTCAACGCCTTTAGAGTTTATGGGAATCTTGGGTTTATTGTCTTTATCAGGACTTGTGATTCAAAACTCATTGGTCCTTGTTGACAATACTGATGACCTAATTGCGCAGGGTATGCCAAGGTTCGATGCACTGGTTGAGTCTGCATCATCACGTTTTAGGCCTGTCGTCATGGGAGCCTTCACCACCGTTTTAGGCATAGCGCCGTTATTCTTCGACGCTTTCTTCCGGTCCATGACGGTCGTACTTGCCTTTGGTCTGTCCTTCGCCACGATTATCACACTTCTTGTCACACCGGCTTTATATGCCATGTGGTTTAGAATTCGGAAAGATGAGGTGGCGGCATGAAACATCTTCTAGGTTCAGTTCTGTTATCTGCTTTTCTTCTGTCGGGGTGTGAAACCCTCTCTTCATTGAAACCTGTTGGCAGTTCTCAAACAGATATTTCATCGGGATTACAATCAAAAATCTCCGAAGTTCCCCAAACATGGCAAGCCTCCCAAGCCCGTCTTGGTGACGTGCAGATCGGTTGGATTGACAGGTTGAACGACCCCATCTTGTCTGGCCTTGTTAGGGAAGCGATTTTAAACAACCGAGACCTCCAAGCGGCGGCGGCCAATGTCGAAAGAGCCTATGCATTGGCGCGGCAAGCGGGCGTACCTCTTAAGCCAACCATAGGGGCTTCAGGAGGAGGCGACCGCACGCTTTTTCTAACCGGTCCCATTCCTGATACATCAGCTATGAACTGGGGCGTGTCAGCTAGTTGGGAGCCGGATATTTGGGGCCGGTTAAAAGCGACGCAGAAAAGTGCCTATGCGTCGGCGGAATCAGCAGATGCAGATTACATTTATGCCCAACACTCAATAGCCGCAGCAGTAGCGCAGACCTATTTAGCGGCGATTGAAGCATTATTGCAGATAGACGTATCTAAAAAAAGTTTAGCGACGCTTTCAGAAACCGACCGCATTGTTGACGTTCAATATGCAGAAGGTTTAGCCATGGCCCAAGATGTGGCTTTGTCAGAGTCCGATCTGGCAGGTCGCCGAGCAGATGTTGCCGTTGCAGAAGGACGATATCGCGCGTCATTGAGAGCCTTAGAGTTATTGGTGGGACGTTACCCTGCGGCTGATATTGAGACATCGAAAGCCCTACCTACGGTACCGGCTTTGCCAAACGCAGATACGCCTTTGTCGCTTATCGAAAGGCGTCCTGATATTGTTTCTGATGGATTGGCGGTCGCCGCAAGTTTTTACAATTTAGATCAAACGAAAGCGAACCGACTGCCCACGCTAAGTTTGTCTGCAAGCACAGGCTCCACCTCTGACCAGCTCAAAGACTTGCTGAATCCTGATCAGATATTCATCAATCTCGCCAGCAGTCTAACTTACCTTATTTTTGACAATGGATTTAATAAGGCTTTGGTTGAAGAGGCTACAGCACAACAACGCGCTGCGCTTTCAGCTTATGCGGGGACTATTTTGAAAAGCTTAGAAGAGGTCGAAACCAGCCTTGATCAGTTGACGGTTCTAGAACTTCAAGTCAATGCATTGCGGTTGTCGGCCAGTGAAGCCAATCGTGCGTTACGGATCGCCAATATACGTTATAATGAAGGCGAGGCAGATCTTTTAGATACATTGAATATCGAAGCGCGTGTTGTCTCCGCAGAAAGCGCTCTGGTCAGTGCGGAGCGCGCTGTTTTAAACGAATGGATCACGCTAAACCTTGCCCTTGGCGGAAGCTGGGAGTAATCTTAAATGCTAGTTCAAATTTTATTAGGTCTTGCAGTTATTGTTCTCTCTGTCGTGGTTCAAGTTATTTTCATTGAGCTTACCGCTGGCGTCTTAAAACGAAAATTTGCATCATCCACTCCAACAAAGGTCCACTTTTCCAAATTTGTTCTAACCCTATCAGCTGTTACCTTGTGGCTACTTATTGGACTCCTTGTGGTTGTTACGCTTTGGTCGGTGGTGTTTGTTCTCGTGAGTGTGTTTCCAACGTCTGAAGAAAGTTTCTATTTTTCGCTCGTGGCGTTTACAACACTTGGTTTCGGTGACGTCATAGTCCCTATTGAATGGAGAATTTTAGCCGGGTTCATTGCAACAAACGGATTTTTATTATTTGGTCTCAACACGGCTGTTCTTCTCGAAGTTATGTTAAGGTTGCGATCAGAAAACGGGCGGTAGCTAATGTCTGCTTAGAGGATCTTCGTGACTTCAGCTCGGGGGGCATTGCGGACCTCAGCAAGTCCGAAATCTCAAACATTACCAGCGGCTGTTATGAAGCGATTTTAAGACACTCCGGAATTTCCGGTTTCGAGAATTTTCGGCTGTCTGTTTTAAATCAACACTCCATTGCGGGCATACGCCCACCAGTCTACCGAAGTTGACTATCCTTGCTTCCCCGCCGATTGAAACCGGCTGCGGCGCGGTTACCGTCCCGCTCTGATTGGCAGAGGACACAGGTTTTGACACCGGGAACTGCAAGCCGTCGACGTTCAGGGATTTCGTCCCCGCACTCAACGCAAAAATTTGCACTCACGCCAGTTGGCATTTGGCCGCGCGCATGCTGTACCGCGTCAGACACAGTATCATCAATCTGATCTTGTAGCGCCCCGTCGCGTGTCCATCCACCTGCCATCATTCTACCTCAGTCATAATTTAATCAAATTTGGATATGGGATTTCCAGCTGGAAATTCAAGCTCCGTCGTCTGTTCCCAAACACACCTTTCATGAACTAGATTAAAATTTGCGCCGCCATGAAAAGGACTACTGCTGCGACAAATGCCTTGAATGATGATGGATGTTCACGCGAAAATTCCTCTTCCAGCACAACGAGTACGATGCCGCCGGCAACAAATCCTAATAGAAGCGTTACTAATACCGGGGAGACCACCGTTGTAGCCCCGACTATCCACCCCGCCAGAATAGCAGCGGTCAAGGCCCATCGTCCTATACGCTGATAGGCCCCTTTGTGAATTTCCATCATGCGGTAGTCCACGACAAGAAAGTGAACCGCCATAGTCAAAACAAAAACGACAATGGACATAGGGTTGTCCATTTGAACAATGAGATATCCGATGATGGCCTTGTAGAACGCATACGAACCGAGATGAATCCAGACCCTAAGGCCTAAGGTGTCGGGTTCACTCTGAGACTCAAGCCCGTCAACGGGCTTCTCTACCATACGCTCCATGGCGTAAAAAACGACTAATCCAAAAAGTAATGGTAGAAACGGACTTTCTTTTAAGACGCTTGCGGTACGGCCAAGTGATTCCGGTAAAGCCGCTGTACCTTTAACGATCTTCGGTAAAAGACCTAAAAAGACATAGCTGATGGAAATTCCGTCCGCGAAGGATAGCCAGTATTTTTGCGGCAACTGCCGTCGCCACCGCATCATATCGGCCAGCACATGGACAAGGCTGAGGAACACAACTGAGGCCAATGACAGGCCTAAAAAGGGAATGTCATTCATAATAAATCCGTCCTTCGGGTTCGGTTTCTATTAGCTCAAATGACTTGCGTGAAACCGCAAATGACTTTCGACAAAGCTGGAGATGAAATAATAGCTGTGATCAAAGCCTTCCCACCGGTTCAGCGTTAAAGGGTATTCACTTGCCTTTGCGGCCGCTTCCAAAGCTTCCGGTTTTAACTGCTGTTCTAGAAACTCATCGGCCAGTCCCTGATCCACAAGAGCAGGCGTAAATTTTTCGGCCATACGCATCAGCAGGCTCGCATCATAATCCGCCCATACGGTTTTATCTTTGCCAAGATATGCAGAAAAAGCCTTTTGACCCCAAGGGCAGTTCACCGGATTACTGATTGGGCTGAACGCGGAGACGGAATTGAACCTGCCAGGATTACGCAAGGCAAGAACCAGCGCGCCGTGACCTCCCATCGAGTGCCCAAATATAGACCGCTTATCAGTGACCGGGAACGTCGCTTCAATGAGCGCGGGAAGTTCGTCCATCACATAGTCATACATCCGGTAATGCTTGCTCCAAGGACTTTGAACCGCATTGACATAAAATCCAGCGCCCTTACCCAAGTCGCAGCTTTCATCATCCGCGACATCATCGCCGCGCGGGCTGGTGTCCGGGGCCACGATCGCCACCCCTAGCTCTGCAGCTACGCGCTGCGCGCCAGCTTTCTGCATAAAGTTCTCATCGGTACAGGTTAGACCCGACAGCCAGTATAAGACGGGCACTTTTGCGCCGCTTGCAGTTTGGGGCGGCAGAAAGATTGCAAACCGCATATCGCAGTTAAGCGTCTTTGAGCTGTGGCCATAATGTTTTGTCCAGCCGCCAAAGCTTTTGTAGGCGTGTGTGTTTGCAAGGGAAGTATTTGTGAGTGGCATTTTTCATCATCCGAAAAAGGTGTGGTCGCACTCTGCGTGAGAGCGGCCAACAGGTCTGTTAAAAGTAAGTTTTCCATTATTTATCAAAATGAATGACGGTGCGGATGCTTTTGCCCTCATGCATGAGGTCAAACGCGGCATTTATGTCATCAAGTCCCATCGTGTGGGTGATAAAATCACTTAAATTAAATTCACCTTGAAGGTAGCGTTCGACATAATCGGGAAGTTCCGTGCGGCCCTTTACGCCGCCAAATGCTGACCCGCGCCAGACACGGCCCGTTACTAACTGGAATGGACGGGTTGAAATTTCTTGCCCTGCGCCCGCTACCCCGATAACGACGGATTCGCCCCAGCCTTTGTGGCAACATTCAAGCGCAGAACGCATGACGTTGACATTGCCGATACATTCAAAAGAGTAATCAACGCCGCCGTCTGTGAGTTCAACAATGACATCCTGAATCGGCTTGTCGTAATCCTTCGGATTGATAAAATCAGTTGCGCCAAGCTTGCGAGCTAGATCAAATTTGCTCTCATTAATGTCGATAACGATGATGCGGCTAGCTTTGGCCATAGTTGCGCCGATGACGGCCGACAGACCAATGCCGCCCATGCCAAAGATTGCAACAGTGGAGCCTTCTTCGACTTTAGCCGTGTTCATCACCGCGCCCATGCCGGTGGTAACGCCGCAACCGAGCAGGCAGACTTCTTCAAGCGGGGCTTCCGGGTTGACTTTGGCGAGTGAAATTTCTGGCAATACGGTGTATTCAGAGAATGTAGAGCAGCCCATATAGTGAAAGAGAGGCTTCCCGTCTTTATGAAAGCGGGTCGTGCCGTCAGGCATCAGGCCTTTGCCTTGGGTTTCACGGATCTTTTGACACAAATTGGTCTTGCCTGATTTACAGAATTTACATTCGCCGCATTCAGGCGTGTAGAGCGGGATCACATGATCGCCGACAGCGACGCTTGTCACGCCCTCGCCGATGGACTCGACAATGCCGCCGCCTTCATGGCCCAAAACAACAGGGAAGATACCTTCGGGGTCGTCACCTGACAAAGTGAAGGCGTCAGTATGGCAAACGCCCGTTGCGACTATACGGACACGTACTTCGCCTTTTTGAGGCGGCATCACGTCAATCTCTTCGATAGATAGTGGCTGGTTAGGGCCCCAAGCGATGGCTGCTTTTGATTTGATTGTCTGGGTCATATTGGTCGCCTTTCTTATAGTGGAATAGTCCGCTAATGCGGTGGTTGATAAGAAGGGTTTACACTATTCCGTATTGGATATAATCGCATCATTATGTAATTTACTATTTCCATATGGTAACAATAAGGGTGGAGCCGCAAATGTTTAACTGGGAGGGCGTTTCTGAATTTGTCGCCGTGGCGGAGGCGGAGAGCTTTACGGGCGCAGGAAAACGGCTAGGCATTTCGACGGCGCAAGTCAGCCGCCAGATTAGCGCGCTTGAATCCCGGCTGGCGGTTAAACTTTTTTATCGCACCACACGAAAAGTCACCATCACCGATTCCGGGCAGATTTATTATACGCATTGCAGGCAAGTCCTGGACGGGCTGGACGAGGCAGAGCGGGCTGTTACCAACCTTCATCAAACCCCAAGAGGCCGGTTAAGTCTGACGGCGCCTGTGACATATGGAGAGAGCAGAGTTGTTCCTTTGGTCAATGACTTTGTCGCGCTCTATCCCGATCTCAAAGTCGAAATAACTCTAACCAACCAAATGCTTGACCTCGTCGCTGAAAATTATGATCTGGCAATACGTTTGGGCGAGCTCAGTGACAGCACGATGATGGCGAGACAACTGTCCTCAAGAACTCACTATGTCTGCGCCTCGCCCGGCTATCTCTCGGCTCACGGCGAACCACACACCTTGCCTGAACTGGAACAGCATAATTGCCTACAAGGCACATTAGACTATTGGCGATTTCAGGAGTCGGGCAAACCGCAGCACATACGCGTAAGCGGAAATATCCGCTGCAATAGCGGCTGGTCACTTGTGGATGCAGCGTTGAAAGGCATTGGGATTGTCCAATTACCTGACTACTATGTTCGCTCCGAATTAGAGACAGGAGCGCTGCTACCCTTATTGGAACGTTTCCGCGCGCCAGACGACGGCATTTGGGCGATCTACCCCCATAACCGTCAGCTCTCCTCTAAAGTGCGCCTCCTGATCGACCACCTCCGCCAAGGGTTCAGTTAGCCGTTTATGTTTATGGCCCATTGCAATAACCAAAGTGACCTTTGATGTAAATGTCCTGATTTGGGCGAATACTGCCTTATTGCTAAACATTACCAGCGGCCGTTTTTGGGCGACTTAAGCCACTGAGCTAAGGTCTGCAATGAGGATGTTTGCGACTTTAGTTCTGGGGATAATTTTCCAATTCAAAATTTGACATAAAAAGATCGACTTCACCCAACCCTGCCTAAACCTTCCCGACCCTGCTTATTCCTGAAACTAACACACTGGACGAAGTTTAAAAGTTTCGTGCAGCCTAAGACCGTCAGAAATGAAGGACTTAGGCCATGTCGCCACAGAGCATATTAATAGGACAAATCATCGTTGTATTTACGACGATTATCATGACGACTTGGTATGCAACTCAGTGGGTCGCCTTTCAATTTGATTATGACGCCTATTTGGGCAAAGGCCTTTTCGGATTAGGTCAACACACAGTTTACGCACCTTGGAGCTTGTTTCCTTGGTGGTATCAATTTGACGCTTACGCACCGGAAGTTTTCAACCGAGGCGGCCAAATTGCAGCGGGCGGTGGCTTTGTTGGCACAGTGTTCGCAGTTATCGGATCTGTATGGCGCGGCCGAGCTACTAAGTCGCTCAACACTTTTGGATCATCGCGCTGGGCGACACATAAGCAAATCAAATCCATAGGCTTGAACGATGCGAAGGGTGTTTTTCTTGGCTCAATGAAGGGCGACTATATTCGTCACGATGGCCCCGAACATGTCATGGCCATTGCGCCGACGCGGTCCGGTAAAGGTGTTGGGTTAGTTGTTCCTACCTTGCTGTCATGGACCGATAGCGCCATCATTCACGACATAAAAGGTGAGAACTGGGAGTTAACTTCGGGCTGGAGGTCAACATTCTCTCACGTCCTATTATTCGATCCTACAAATCCACTGAGTGCCAAATACAATCCCTTGCTTGAAGTTCGTAAAGGCACCAACGAAATTCGGGACGTCCAGAATATTGCAGACATCCTTGTTGATCCGGAAGGAATGCTGGAGCGCCGCAATCACTGGGAAAAAACGGCTCACAGCCTACTCGTCGGTGCCATCCTCCACATACTCTACGCAGAGCGCGAAAAGACGCTGGCTCGCGTAGCCTCATTCCTCTCTGACCCAAAGCGCTCGTTTGAAGCGACGCTACGGGACATGATGAAAACTAATCACCTCGGCGAAAGCGGTAAGGCGCATGTCCATCCGGTTGTAGCTCAAGCAGCGCGTGAACTCTTAAATAAATCTGAAAACGAGCGCTCAGGAGTCCTTTCAACTGCGATGAGCTTTCTAGGGCTTTATCGGGATACCACCATCGCCGAGGTGACCTCAAAATGCGATTGGAGAATTGCAGACTTAATGCGAGCCGAAAAACCAGTATCGCTTTATCTAGTCGTACCGCCATCTGATATCTCCCGCACAAAGCCACTGGTCCGGTTGATATTGAATCAAATTGGGCGCCGCCTGACTGAAAAGCTTGTTACTCGGGATGAGGGGCAATCACAGCGTCAGCTTTTGCTTATGCTAGATGAATTTCCTGCCCTCGGACGTTTGGACTTCTTTGAAACCTCTCTGGCATTTATGGCCGGGTATGGTTTGCGGTCATTCTTGATTGCACAATCGTTGAACCAGATCGAAAAGGCATACGGGCCGAATAATTCCATCTTGGATAATTGCCACGTTCGCATCGCTTTTGCGACGAATGACGAGCGCACAGCTAAGCGCCTCTCTGACGCAATAGGCTCCACGACTGAAATGCGGTCCATGCGTAATTATGCGGGACATCGCTTAGCTCCTTGGTTGTCTCACGTCATGGTTTCGCGCCAAGAGACCGCGCGTCAGCTTATTACGCCGGGTGAAATCATGCAGCTACCCCCAGACGATGAGCTGGTATTGCTCTCCGGTTTCCCGCCAATCAGAGCCAAGAAGCTAAAGTATTACCTAGACAAAAATTTCACAGGCCGTGTTCATAACCCGCCGACGCTTTCCCCTCGCGGAGGCGATTACCCAAGTCCATCGCCTTGCGACTGGGGAGCCCAAACACGGCCTGTGGATGACCGTCTCTATTCGTCTCATGGCGCGAGTGGTGACGATATCCCAGCGGAAAACCCTGGAAAGGGTATCGAGCCCAAATTGCCTGAAAAAGAGGTGAAGAAAGAACGAACTCTAGAGGACGAGCTCTTGAACGAACTAGATGATGAACAAGAGCTCGCGATTACAAACAAGCTGGGAGAGTTTGAGCGTCATACCACGCAACTCGCACGGGCACATGACATCTCAAGAACCACAGAACCGGAAATAGGAATGGGAGTCTAAGATGGAAAAATTAACACACCGAGTTAGAGGCCGCATCACCGAGGATAATTGGAGGGCACTTAAGTCTGCGGCAAGCCGTAAGGGGAAATCCCGTGATCGCCTCATCAATGCTGCTCTCTCATGCTATTTCAGTTTTGAACGCGACGACATGAGAGATGCCCGGATTATTTTGCGGCTTGATATTCTAACACGGCATTTACATCGGGTGCATCGCGACACGCATGTTCTTACAGAAATGCAGGCTTTACTAAGCCATTATTTTTTCACTTTCGCGCCGCAATACGGCGACAAAGATCAAGAGGTTCGGGCTGCTCAGGGCGTGAGCTTATTAAACGAATATATTGATGAGCTTGGAGAGCGCATGAAGGGCGGCCCCAAGTCTATCAAAAAAATTCTCGATAAAACGATTACCGTTCCCGAAGAAGAGTTTTTCACGTCGGAAGAACTAGAAAACTTTGCAGCGTTGTCGCCCAAAGACATTGGAGACAACTTTGGTTAAACTATCCACAGATGTCACTAACGCGCGCACGTTAGAAATGCTTCGCACGGCGATGGGGCCGGTGATTGCAGAGGCGCTGGATGATCCGGCTGTCATAGAAATTATGGTCAACCCTGATGGACGGCTCTGGCTGGATAAATTGGGGCAAGGACGCTTTGATACAAACAGCCGATTAGAGCCAGACGAAGCCGAGCGCGTTGTGCGCCTTGTCGCAAGTCACATCCACCAAGACGTGACAGCCTTTTCGCCAATCGTCAGCGCAGAACTGCCCGGCAATGGAGAACGATTTGAAGGCGTCATTCCGCCTGTCGTCACAGCGCCATGCTTTTCTATTCGCAAAGGCGCAGTGTCTATCTTCTCTTTAGGTGATTATGTGGACGCGCAAACGATGACGGCGGTGCAAGCGGAAGCGCTGCGTTACGCCGTATCATCGCGCCAAAATATATTGATTGTTGGCGGGACATCATCAGGCAAAACAACACTCGCAAATGCGCTGCTGGCCGAAGTATCTGGCACAGGCGACCGCGTGCTAATTTTAGAAGATACCCGCGAGCTGCAATGCAAAGCGGAAGACACAGTGGCGCTGCGCACGCATGGCCAAAATGTGAAGCTCTCCGATCTCGTCCGATCAACACTGCGCCTCCGCCCTGACCGTATAATCGTTGGTGAGGTGCGCGGCCCCGAAGCGCTGGATATGCTCAAAGCCTGGAATACGGGTCACCCCGGCGGCATCGCGACC from Fretibacter rubidus encodes:
- the trbB gene encoding P-type conjugative transfer ATPase TrbB → MLRTAMGPVIAEALDDPAVIEIMVNPDGRLWLDKLGQGRFDTNSRLEPDEAERVVRLVASHIHQDVTAFSPIVSAELPGNGERFEGVIPPVVTAPCFSIRKGAVSIFSLGDYVDAQTMTAVQAEALRYAVSSRQNILIVGGTSSGKTTLANALLAEVSGTGDRVLILEDTRELQCKAEDTVALRTHGQNVKLSDLVRSTLRLRPDRIIVGEVRGPEALDMLKAWNTGHPGGIATVHANSAKAGLSRIEQLILEGARTVPRALIAEAIDVIVFISGRGSKRRIETIARLVEVSGQSYTLEPLTAPSFIPKLTYHGENPCLNH
- a CDS encoding conjugal transfer protein TraG; translated protein: MSPQSILIGQIIVVFTTIIMTTWYATQWVAFQFDYDAYLGKGLFGLGQHTVYAPWSLFPWWYQFDAYAPEVFNRGGQIAAGGGFVGTVFAVIGSVWRGRATKSLNTFGSSRWATHKQIKSIGLNDAKGVFLGSMKGDYIRHDGPEHVMAIAPTRSGKGVGLVVPTLLSWTDSAIIHDIKGENWELTSGWRSTFSHVLLFDPTNPLSAKYNPLLEVRKGTNEIRDVQNIADILVDPEGMLERRNHWEKTAHSLLVGAILHILYAEREKTLARVASFLSDPKRSFEATLRDMMKTNHLGESGKAHVHPVVAQAARELLNKSENERSGVLSTAMSFLGLYRDTTIAEVTSKCDWRIADLMRAEKPVSLYLVVPPSDISRTKPLVRLILNQIGRRLTEKLVTRDEGQSQRQLLLMLDEFPALGRLDFFETSLAFMAGYGLRSFLIAQSLNQIEKAYGPNNSILDNCHVRIAFATNDERTAKRLSDAIGSTTEMRSMRNYAGHRLAPWLSHVMVSRQETARQLITPGEIMQLPPDDELVLLSGFPPIRAKKLKYYLDKNFTGRVHNPPTLSPRGGDYPSPSPCDWGAQTRPVDDRLYSSHGASGDDIPAENPGKGIEPKLPEKEVKKERTLEDELLNELDDEQELAITNKLGEFERHTTQLARAHDISRTTEPEIGMGV